Within Oreochromis niloticus isolate F11D_XX linkage group LG2, O_niloticus_UMD_NMBU, whole genome shotgun sequence, the genomic segment ATACCCTGTACAAGGTGGATTAGAGAGTTAGTGAAATCATATTACAGAATTGGTTTTAGttacaaaattattttcttttagcACATAAACAAAATCTCCACATTTTGACTCTTTTCTGGAGAAagaatttcatttttacttaaaaTTTTGACTATATTCCAAAAATGATCATGTTATATAATAATCTGTTTTTGGTAACAAACTTTATTTACTGcgacaaacaaaaaagaaactaacCCTACATGCAGTATTGGTATACCACTGAACAGTAAGAAAACATCAAACTGTCTATAGCCATTTGAGGGAACAATCCAGGGCCTCAAACTGTGAAGCTAACACAAATGGCTAAGGACAAAACTCTGATGTATTCTGAATACACTCTGCACTGCAAGTGATCAGAGGCTGCAGAATTAACCAGGCTTCAAAGTAAGTAGCTAAATAGTTAAACAGATTGTTACAAAATTACACAATGACCCCacattttttccatttccaATGTAACATACTGGATATATATATAAGACAGATTATAGCAATACTGTAGTAATGTTAGTCACAATAAGGCACATCTGTAGTACGGTATACATGTAAATACACATTTAGTAACAACTGCTAGTAGAGATGCATCATGTTCGAGCAggaaaagaagtgaaaacataaatacacaccCACCTGattggctaccacagcatcctgtgGGTCATCTGGTTCTGCGGCTGCCAGTAAGGCTTGTAATGACAAGAGAACCGTCCTCAGTGTCATAGCTGCCGCCCTGAAACCACATACACGCTGTTTTTAAAGCAACCACTATTCATAGTACCGCACCGTGGCCTCTGACACTTGCGAGATTACTTAGAAAACCTAAATATTATGACCAAACAAAATGCATTACACAATCTTTTATTTACTCCTATTTATATCTAGTCATTTTCCCAAAATTACCACCTAAAAGCTTTGTGCTATTGTTCAATTGCTGATCATGTAGGCATTAGAAGCGACCTGTAGTTGGCTTAAAATTTcacaaaatatttcataatGGATGTCTGACAGATGGAGAATGTCAAGAATCTTGGAACACATTTACTCACCACTGGTCTTTAAGAATGTCCAGACATATTGCACCTGTGACTGAGCTGATATTGGGATGCCAGATCTTCGTGATAAACCGAACCTGAGATGAGAAAAATGCAGAAGAAAAGCATTACTGGATTCTTACGGTAAATGAGAACTTTGTACAGAAGTACTTTCAAGAGTATTTCATTCTTTCATTAATAAGAAGGAGGAGACATTGAGCCCTACCTTGGGTGGATTGAATGGATACGTCTCTgggattttaatttctagttgATATCTACCCCCTGGAAGAAATTAAGGgaaaaacataaagaacaatTCAAGCATTTAAAGAGTTAGTCAGGCTTTAGGATCAACCTTTTCTCAGTGATTATCAATATCACAAAAGTTACGCAGCCGTGTAGTCACGAGAGCAGGGAGCGTGTCCCCAGAGCTCCTCACCTTCATATGGCGTGTCAGGTGGCCCTGCTATCTCTCCTTTAAGTTCTGTGAAGTTTTCGTCCACCAGATCCACCTTTATCTGGTTTTTGCTAGTCTGAAAGGTGGAAGACCAAATGTGCGTTATGGCTTAAGTAGAAAAGGAGAACGCAAGGTTTTAAGTCACCAAATACAAAACCAGACTATGCAGCACAAGTTAACACCCCCCGCAGGCGTTAGACAAAGTTGATCAACTTGTTGCGCAAATCCTACTGATTCATATTTGATATAAACACTAATCTGAATAGGGAAAAGCCTGTACAGGGTAAATGTGCAAAGAACACCTTCAATAAAACACGCGGACACCACCTAACACTCTTTGCTATGGCTATCCCGGTTAGCTTTACCATCACAGAAGGCATGGTAAGCTACCGAGTACTGCTAGCAACAAGAAGTTGTGGATGATTTAATGCGGCCGTGCTTCCAAATTGGAGCAAAAAGTGAATTTCTTGGCTTTATCTTCCATGCTGTGGTATATTAACAGCTATCGGCGAGGCTGTTAGCTCAAGCTAGCAGTTCGGTGATTAGCAATCTGACAGCTGAGCCAGCGACGCGTCACTCTCATTCAGCCCCCGCAGTCACGGaaagaggaaaggaaaaaaattaaagaaacagCTTCGAGTGGCAAACATGACAACCCACCTCTTCACTTTTAAGCACTTCCTTGAATTCCCGTTTTATCCTCTGAACTGCGATGTTAGCCATGGCTCACCCGTGTTCCCGTCCGGCTTGGGCCTCGTCCCCGTCCGACCTGACTAACGTAAGCTAAAGCTAGCTTGCTCTGCCTACAGTAGCTCTGCACGTTTTAAATACACTCTGAAAAATAACAACAGGAAGGCTGCTGGCCGCCGAGCGCCGTCAGTCCTCGCTATTTATACAAAGTTATAATTTGCCAAAATGTCTCAACGTCTGTCTGTCATCTCAAATGTATAAGAACACAATGGTTGGGGCtactgaaaacattttaataccAAACTGCATGCAGTCTGGAGGAGAGGGGTCATGTGATCAGTATTGCCATCCCGAATCCCTTCTGCTATTGGTTCATCGGCTCACAATGAATACATTAAGGTGTACGGGGGGGTTGTGCGTTTAAGGTTACATTTAATCAGTAACATGTAATAACTTGCTTTTGGTCAAAAACTTAAATATTGCCACCACTGCCGTTGGTAATTGTTGCCGTTAAAGCACCACCTCCAGTGTGAAAACTGCCTCTAACACATTAGACAAGCAAGGAGGCGTTTTCATCTGATGATCAGACCAAAGGCCTTATATGCATTTTGATGACACAAACATATGCGTAGAAAAGgtgtagaaaaaaacaaaacaaaaatgaaacaactcAAAAGCCACTTCGACCATTCAGATGTGATCCTGCTTAGCTGTATTCTAATTCTGCTTTTATAGTTAGTGGTAAGAAATCCTAAGGATAACAAATTGTGTCAGAAATTAGAATCTGTTAACATGTGGCTTGAAGAAAATAATCTTTCGCTTCATCTGAGGAAAACCGAAAATATTCTTTTTACTAGTAACTCAAAACTTACCAAAGTTATAAACCAATCAGTCAAATGTAACTTGTTTGAAATGAGCCCACCTAATGGTCTAGTAGTACCTAGGACCATAATTTACCAGAAACAAGATCGTTAAATCTTTTGTTTGAAAatagaaatgcaaaaatataaatttttttataaaagtaaattaaacaaaatctctgtgtttattaatgaaaaggaaaatgctATGCTCTTTTTTGGTCAAATCAGACTTTCATCATGTCTTCAGAAAAGAGTCAAAACCCAAGTACAATCAgatcaaaataaactaatatTTTATAGCCTTAAATATCTGCATCAGCAAACCTTTACAGACTAAAAGGGCTAAATGCTGTAATCAGGATGGAATATTTATCTTTAACCTTCATGTAtaatattgtatttgtatgtatgtatgtatatatatatatatatatatatatataacaccaAAGTACCCCACTGTACATTTGTGACTTTTTCGTCAGTTAAACTGCACTGTGCAGAAATCAGACACAAACCCAATTCTGTAGCCACGCTGCTTTATCACAGGACAGCACCCACATGAGAaatattcatgttttttaaacaaataacagAGAAGTGTTTCATAGTGTTTCATCATACCTGGAAACAGTCACACTAGGGGGCATCATTGCCCCATGAACATCAGTCTATGGAAAAACATGTTATAATGAATGCCTTTAAAATGTTGTCTTATGAAAAGAAAGACACTTTTATAAAACTGATTGGTGATTTGAGATCGTGTTTTTTATTAGCTTTTATCATTATGAGATGTTTTGCATTGATGTGTTTTCTAATATTTGTTTATTATAAAACATAGAGCTCACGTAATCACTTATGTAAGGTTATAAAACACTGGCACATGCTCTAGCTTCTCACTCCAACACTCATTAAATCTGTTGCCATTTTACAGTCTTTTAAATATGtagaaacaataaaacaaaatagcTTCAC encodes:
- the ube2ka gene encoding ubiquitin-conjugating enzyme E2Ka, producing the protein MANIAVQRIKREFKEVLKSEETSKNQIKVDLVDENFTELKGEIAGPPDTPYEGGRYQLEIKIPETYPFNPPKVRFITKIWHPNISSVTGAICLDILKDQWAAAMTLRTVLLSLQALLAAAEPDDPQDAVVANQYKQNPEMFKQTARLWSHVYAGAPVSSPEYTRKIDKLCAMGFEKNAVIVALSSKSWDVETATELLLSN